Proteins found in one Chrysiogenes arsenatis DSM 11915 genomic segment:
- a CDS encoding EAL domain-containing protein, whose protein sequence is MAIGYSLRYDQNGIVNGHLHKIFYTLSFFYSEKRDELFDFTQTIFEVPASIFVRTDRPDIAKLADLSGKKIAMQRGDYAAEYLKSQGITAEIVPTSTFAEATNMVINGQADAIIGDEQIVLYHLYRSNLNLELKIIGEPLYIGLNSMAVLQGHHLLQSIINKGIEHADASGMLDRLSRKWIGTTLPDHATESITLWPYILVACGGIALVALWNLSLRHTITRQTTQIKKNQQRLTYIIEGSQAGTWEWNVQTGRTVYNERWAEMLGYSLPELSPLDITLWQRLSHPDDLVKAENALEQHFAGEIDSYRCEVRMRHKDGHWVWVLDRGRVYEWDADGAPLLMAGTHLDITDLKQAEAGYQLLFQSMLNGFALHEIVCDSAGNPIDYRFLAVNPSFEQMTGLRAHDIVGRTVLEVLPNTEPYWIETYGKVALGGEPIFFENYSREIGKHFQITAFSPSPHRFACVFADITERKRAEDALQASEKKFREVTELLPQTVFESNLQGILTYVNQAGYKAFGYTEADLVRGMNITATIIPEDHARLAENLKHITLTGIAKGNSYTALRKDGSTFPIQVYTSVCYEHGKPTGFRGVLIDMTELALAETELRIAAAAFESQEGMVVTDANGVILKVNTSFTETTGYQPEEVIGQNPRILQSGYHDEKFYRDMWESINASGVWQGEIWDQRKNGEVYPKWLTISAVKNAAGRVTHYVGSHFDITERKRAEERIAELAYFDQLTGLPNRTLFNDRLKQAMTAAGRRGVYGALFFIDLDNFKTLNDTLGHDMGDSLLRQVAQRLTSCVRGEDTVARLGGDEFLVMISSLHSDKTEAAQIAETIGEKILTTLNQPYTLAGLLHHSTQSIGVTLFLGEDTSIDEMMKQADLAMYKAKASGRDAIRFFDPAMEIAVTYRTALEKDLRNAIREGQLILHYQAQIGENGTVTGAEALVRWQHPTRGMVSPADFIPLAEETGLILSLGQWVLETACTNLACWASEPKLADLTLAINVSTRQFRELNFVATVLDSVQKTGANPALLKLELTESLLVEKVDDVVDKMATLKTHGIGFSLDDFGTGYSSLAYLKRLPLDQLKIDQSFVRDVLDDPNDATIAKTVVALGKSFGLSVIAEGVETEAQREFLASVGCYACQGYLFSRPLPIEQFEAYVKNNF, encoded by the coding sequence ATGGCCATAGGATACTCCTTGAGATATGATCAGAATGGTATCGTAAATGGCCACTTACACAAAATATTTTACACACTCAGTTTTTTCTACAGCGAAAAACGGGATGAATTATTCGACTTTACCCAAACCATATTTGAAGTTCCCGCATCCATATTTGTACGCACAGATCGACCAGATATTGCGAAATTAGCCGATTTGTCTGGAAAAAAAATCGCCATGCAACGTGGCGACTACGCCGCAGAGTATTTGAAATCGCAAGGGATCACCGCCGAAATAGTACCAACCAGTACCTTTGCTGAAGCAACAAATATGGTTATTAACGGCCAAGCCGATGCCATTATTGGTGATGAGCAAATTGTCCTCTATCACCTCTACCGCTCGAATCTCAACCTTGAACTAAAAATTATCGGCGAACCCCTCTATATCGGATTGAATAGCATGGCGGTACTACAAGGCCATCACTTACTTCAATCAATAATAAATAAAGGGATTGAGCACGCTGACGCTTCCGGAATGCTTGATCGCCTCAGTCGCAAGTGGATTGGCACTACGTTGCCCGACCATGCGACCGAGTCTATAACCCTTTGGCCGTATATTCTTGTCGCCTGTGGAGGCATCGCTCTCGTTGCGCTGTGGAACCTTTCGTTACGCCATACAATCACGCGCCAAACAACTCAAATCAAAAAAAACCAACAACGGCTTACCTATATCATTGAGGGCTCGCAAGCTGGAACGTGGGAATGGAACGTTCAAACGGGAAGGACTGTTTATAATGAACGGTGGGCAGAAATGCTGGGTTACTCCTTACCGGAATTATCGCCCCTTGATATCACCCTTTGGCAGCGACTGTCACATCCTGATGACCTTGTTAAAGCGGAAAATGCACTGGAACAACATTTTGCAGGCGAAATCGACAGCTATCGCTGCGAAGTGCGCATGCGCCATAAAGACGGCCATTGGGTATGGGTGCTTGACCGTGGGCGTGTTTACGAATGGGATGCCGATGGCGCACCACTTTTAATGGCCGGAACCCATTTGGATATCACCGACTTAAAGCAAGCCGAAGCAGGCTATCAACTCTTATTTCAATCCATGCTGAACGGTTTTGCACTCCATGAAATTGTGTGTGATAGCGCAGGTAACCCTATTGACTACCGTTTCCTTGCGGTCAATCCGAGTTTTGAGCAGATGACTGGCTTGCGCGCACACGATATTGTCGGTCGTACCGTCCTTGAAGTACTCCCCAATACCGAGCCGTATTGGATAGAAACCTACGGTAAAGTCGCGCTCGGCGGTGAACCTATTTTCTTTGAAAACTACTCCAGAGAAATTGGCAAACATTTTCAAATCACTGCCTTCAGCCCGTCGCCCCATCGTTTTGCATGTGTTTTTGCGGATATTACAGAACGCAAGCGGGCAGAAGATGCTCTTCAGGCGAGCGAAAAAAAGTTTCGCGAAGTCACAGAACTTTTGCCGCAAACCGTTTTTGAATCGAACCTACAAGGAATACTCACCTACGTCAACCAAGCTGGATATAAAGCTTTTGGGTATACAGAAGCCGACCTTGTTCGTGGCATGAATATTACCGCTACGATTATTCCCGAAGACCACGCCCGTCTTGCGGAAAACCTCAAACACATTACGCTCACAGGAATCGCAAAAGGGAATAGCTATACCGCTTTGCGTAAAGATGGCAGCACATTCCCCATTCAAGTTTACACCAGTGTGTGCTACGAACATGGCAAGCCTACCGGCTTCCGTGGCGTTCTTATCGACATGACAGAACTCGCGCTCGCAGAAACGGAGCTGCGTATTGCCGCTGCGGCCTTCGAGTCACAAGAAGGGATGGTGGTGACAGATGCCAATGGCGTTATCCTTAAAGTGAATACGTCATTCACCGAAACCACAGGCTATCAACCCGAAGAAGTGATCGGTCAAAATCCACGAATTTTACAGTCCGGCTATCATGATGAAAAGTTTTACCGCGATATGTGGGAATCGATCAATGCTTCGGGTGTCTGGCAGGGTGAAATCTGGGATCAGCGCAAAAACGGAGAAGTGTACCCTAAATGGCTCACTATTTCGGCAGTCAAAAATGCCGCGGGGCGTGTTACCCATTATGTCGGCAGCCATTTTGACATTACCGAACGCAAACGAGCCGAAGAACGGATTGCCGAACTGGCCTACTTCGACCAACTTACCGGGTTACCGAACAGAACGCTTTTCAATGATCGCCTGAAGCAGGCTATGACCGCAGCTGGTCGTCGTGGCGTCTATGGAGCACTCTTTTTCATTGATCTTGACAACTTTAAAACCCTGAACGATACCCTCGGGCATGATATGGGTGACTCCCTGTTAAGGCAAGTTGCCCAACGCCTTACCAGTTGCGTGCGCGGCGAAGATACCGTGGCGCGTCTTGGCGGCGACGAATTTCTGGTTATGATTTCTAGTCTGCATAGCGATAAGACCGAAGCGGCACAAATTGCGGAAACAATTGGCGAGAAAATTCTTACCACACTCAATCAGCCGTATACACTCGCAGGATTACTGCATCACAGCACGCAGAGCATTGGCGTAACCCTTTTCCTCGGCGAAGATACATCCATTGATGAGATGATGAAACAAGCAGATCTTGCCATGTATAAAGCCAAAGCCTCCGGACGCGATGCTATCCGTTTCTTTGACCCTGCAATGGAAATAGCGGTTACCTATCGGACAGCTTTGGAAAAAGATCTCCGCAACGCAATCCGAGAAGGGCAACTGATACTTCACTATCAAGCACAAATTGGTGAAAATGGCACTGTCACCGGCGCTGAAGCTCTTGTGCGCTGGCAACATCCCACACGTGGCATGGTATCACCAGCCGATTTTATCCCTTTAGCCGAAGAAACTGGCTTAATTCTTTCCTTAGGCCAATGGGTTCTTGAAACGGCTTGCACGAACCTTGCCTGCTGGGCATCAGAACCAAAACTGGCTGACCTGACACTGGCGATCAACGTCAGCACGCGGCAATTCCGCGAACTAAATTTCGTTGCCACCGTTCTCGACTCAGTTCAGAAAACAGGTGCCAATCCCGCACTTTTGAAGCTGGAACTTACAGAAAGCCTATTGGTAGAAAAGGTTGATGATGTCGTTGATAAAATGGCTACGCTGAAAACCCATGGGATTGGCTTTTCACTGGACGATTTTGGCACCGGATACTCCTCGCTGGCGTATCTGAAACGTCTACCACTTGATCAATTAAAGATCGACCAATCCTTTGTGCGCGATGTTCTGGATGACCCAAACGATGCCACCATTGCAAAAACAGTCGTAGCGCTTGGGAAAAGTTTTGGGCTGAGTGTCATCGCCGAAGGGGTGGAAACGGAAGCGCAGCGGGAGTTTCTTGCAAGCGTCGGCTGTTACGCCTGCCAAGGCTACCTCTTTAGCCGACCACTGCCGATTGAACAATTTGAAGCGTATGTGAAAAACAACTTTTAA